Below is a genomic region from Citrobacter europaeus.
GCATTAAGCAATATTCGCAAAGCTGCGTTATCTATGCGCGCAGGTGGTGTAGGATACTACCCCAGCAGTAACTTTGTGCATATCGACACCGGGCCTGCACGGCACTGGTGATCCATAAGCTTAATGAAACAGGAGCTGTATGAACTATCGTATTATTCCGGTCACTGCATTCGCCCAGAACTGCTCGTTGATCTGGTGTGAGCAGACTCGTCTGGCCGCGCTGGTCGATCCTGGCGGAGATGCCGAGAAAATCAAACAGGAAGTGGATGCCAGCGGTCTGACGCTTATGCAGATCCTGCTTACCCATGGTCACCTTGATCACGTAGGCGCGGCGGCTGAACTGGCACAGCATTATGGTGTACCAGTTATTGGCCCGGAAAAAGAAGATGAGTTCTGGCTACAAGGACTCCCTGCTCAGAGTCGCATGTTTGGCCTGGGCGATTGTGAGCCGCTGACGCCGGATCGCTGGTTGAATGAAGGCGACCGGGTAAGCGTGGGCAATGTAACGTTACAGGTGCTGCATTGTCCGGGTCATACGCCAGGACATGTTGTCTTCTTTGATGAACAATCAAAGTTACTGATTTCAGGTGATGTGATTTTCAAAGGTGGCGTAGGGCGCAGCGATTTTCCTCGCGGAGATCACAGCCAATTGATTGATTCGATTAAACGTAAACTGTTGCCGTTGGGTGATGACGTGACGTTTATTCCGGGTCACGGCCCTCTTTCTACGCTGGGTAACGAACGGCTACATAACCCGTTCCTGCAGGATGAAATGCCCGTCTGGTAACACTCAGATTAATAAAAAGGCCGCTATTGCGGCCTTTTTTGTGCGCGATAGATTACAGTACTGCGACAATCGCTTCGCACAGCGGCGCCATATTGTCTGGCGTCATCCCTGCCACGTTTACGCGTCCGGAAGCGACGGCATAGACACCAAACTCTTCACGCAGGCGCAGAACCTGCTCTTTGGTCAGGCCGCTGAATGAGAACATGCCGTTCTGTTTGATGATAAAGCTGAAGTCGCGGTTTGCACCTTTCTCCTGCAGCGTATTCACGAACAGTAAACGCATGCGCTGAATGCGTTGGCGCATATCAGTCAGCTCTTGTTCCCAGATGGCGCGCAGTGCGTCATTGCTCAGAATTGTGGCGACTACGGATGCGCCGTGTGCTGGTGGGTTGGAATAGTTAGCACGAATGGCGGATTTCATCTGGCTAAATGCACGGTCGACGGTTTCAGCATCGGCAGCCACCAGCGTACAGGCACCTACGCGCTCATTGTACAGACCAAAATTCTTGGAATAGGAACTGGCGACGATCAGCTCTTTGTGCAGCGCTGCGAATGCGCGCAGACCTTCTGCATCTTCTTCCAGACCGCGGGCAAAGCCCTGGTATGCGAAGTCAAACAGCGGCAACCAACCTTTTTCGACAGAAAGCTGAGCCAGCGTTTGCCACTGCTCCAGCGTAGGATCGATACCGGTTGGGTTATGGCAGCAGCCGTGGAATAACACCACGTCGCCAGCCTGCGCTTCGCTGAGGCTTGCCAGCAGCGCATCAAAATCTAATGAGTGATTCGCCGCATCGTAATAGTTGTATTCACGAACCTCCAGACCGGCAGAGTTAAAGACACTCTTATGGTTTGGCCAGCTAGGATTGCTTACCCATACGCGTTTAGCTGAGGTGTTTTTAGCCAGGAAATCAGCTGCCACACGCAATGCGCCAGTGCCGCCAGGGGTCTGAGCTGTACGTGCGCGTTTGTCGTTGATAAGCGAACTCTCTTTACCAAACAGTAATTCCTGAGTGCAACGACCAAACTCTGGAATACCGTCGATGCCAAGGTAATTTTTGGTGGTTTCATTTTCCAGTATATATTGCTCGGCTTTTTTAACGCTGGTCAGTACCGGCGTTTTGCCTGTCTCATCTTTATATACACCGATCCCCAGGTTTATTTTTCCAGGGCGGTCATCGGCACGAAACAAATCAGCCAGACCCAAAATGGGGTCGGCAGGAGCGGCAGTAATGTTCTCAAACATGACGAGGTTCCATAGTGATAACAGAAGGGAAGTCCGCTATCAGGTTAACGGTAGATTTACAAAATGCCAACCGTTACTGACGAAAAGCTGAGGTGTTTTTTTAAGACGCAAGAATCCGCTAGCAGAGATAAAAAAACAGGACCGAAGTCCTGTTTTTTAGGCATTTAACAAAGAGGTCTGCTATTAGAACTGGTAAACGATACCCACTGCAACGGTGTCGTCAGAGCCTACGCCCAGTTTGTTGTCAGAATCGATCTGGTTGATGATGTAATCAACATAGGTGGACATGTTTTTGTTGAAGTAGTAAGTCGCACCCACTTCGAAGTAGTTCACCAGATCTACGTCGCCGATTCCTTCGATGTCCTTACCTTTAGATTTGGTATAGG
It encodes:
- a CDS encoding MBL fold metallo-hydrolase, producing MNYRIIPVTAFAQNCSLIWCEQTRLAALVDPGGDAEKIKQEVDASGLTLMQILLTHGHLDHVGAAAELAQHYGVPVIGPEKEDEFWLQGLPAQSRMFGLGDCEPLTPDRWLNEGDRVSVGNVTLQVLHCPGHTPGHVVFFDEQSKLLISGDVIFKGGVGRSDFPRGDHSQLIDSIKRKLLPLGDDVTFIPGHGPLSTLGNERLHNPFLQDEMPVW
- the aspC gene encoding aspartate transaminase encodes the protein MFENITAAPADPILGLADLFRADDRPGKINLGIGVYKDETGKTPVLTSVKKAEQYILENETTKNYLGIDGIPEFGRCTQELLFGKESSLINDKRARTAQTPGGTGALRVAADFLAKNTSAKRVWVSNPSWPNHKSVFNSAGLEVREYNYYDAANHSLDFDALLASLSEAQAGDVVLFHGCCHNPTGIDPTLEQWQTLAQLSVEKGWLPLFDFAYQGFARGLEEDAEGLRAFAALHKELIVASSYSKNFGLYNERVGACTLVAADAETVDRAFSQMKSAIRANYSNPPAHGASVVATILSNDALRAIWEQELTDMRQRIQRMRLLFVNTLQEKGANRDFSFIIKQNGMFSFSGLTKEQVLRLREEFGVYAVASGRVNVAGMTPDNMAPLCEAIVAVL